A DNA window from Panthera tigris isolate Pti1 chromosome X, P.tigris_Pti1_mat1.1, whole genome shotgun sequence contains the following coding sequences:
- the CNGA2 gene encoding cyclic nucleotide-gated olfactory channel, whose amino-acid sequence MTEKSNGVKSSPTNNHNHHALPAIKANGKDDHRTKIRPQSTADDDTSSELQRLAEVDASQRGRGGFRRIVRLVRIIREWANKNFREEEPRPDSFLERFRGPELQTVTTQQDDGKGNKDGEGKGTKKKFELFVLDPAGDWYYRWLFVIAMLVLYNWCLLVARACFSDLQKTYYLVWLVLDYFSDVVYIADLFIRLRTGFLEQGLLVKDPKKLRDNYIHTLQFKLDVASIIPTDLIYFAVGIHSPELRFNRLLHFARMFEFFDRTETRTSYPNIFRISNLVLYILVIIHWNACIYYAISKSIGFGVDTWVYPNITDPEYGYLAREYIYCLYWSTLTLTTIGETPPPVKDEEYLFVIFDFLIGVLIFATIVGNVGSMISNMNATRAEFQAKIDAVKHYMQFRKVSKEMEAKVIKWFDYLWTNKKSVDEREVLKNLPAKLRAEIAINVHLSTLKKVRIFQDCEAGLLVELVLKLRPQVFSPGDYICRKGDIGKEMYIIKEGKLAVVADDGVTQYALLSAGSCFGEISILNIKGSKMGNRRTANIRSLGYSDLFCLSKDDLMEAVTEYPDAKKVLEERGREILMKEGLLDENEVAASMEVDVQEKLEQLETNMETLHTRFGRLLAEYTGAQQKLKQRITILETKMKQNNEDDYHDYLSDGMNSPEPAAADKP is encoded by the exons ATGACAGAAAAATCCAATGGTGTGAAGAGTTCCCCAACCAATAACCACAACCACCATGCACTTCCTGCCATCAAGGCCAATGGCAAAGATGACCACAGGACAAAAATCAG GCCACAATCTACAGCCGATGATGACACCTCCTCAGAACTGCAGAGGCTGGCGGAGGTGGATGCCTcccagcgggggaggggtggcttcCGCAG GATTGTCCGCTTGGTGAGGATCATCAGAGAGTGGGCCAACAAGAATTTCCGTGAGGAGGAACCTCGACCTGACTCATTCCTGGAACGTTTCCGTGGGCCTGAGCTCCAGACCGTGACAACACAGCAAGACGATGGCAAAGGCAACAAGGACGGCGAGGGCAAGGGCACCAA GAAGAAATTTGAACTATTTGTCTTGGACCCAGCTGGAGACTGGTACTACCGCTGGCTATTTGTCATTGCTATGCTTGTCCTCTACAATTGGTGCCTGCTGGTGgccag agcctgcttcagtgaCCTACAGAAAACCTATTACCTAGTGTGGCTAGTGCTGGACTACTTCTCAGATGTGGTGTACATTGCGGACCTCTTCATCCGACTGCGCACAG GCTTTCTGGAGCAGGGGCTGCTGGTCAAAGATCCAAAGAAGTTGCGGGACAACTATATCCACACCCTGCAGTTCAAGCTGGATGTAGCTTCTATCATTCCCACGGATCTGATCTATTTTGCTGTGGGCATCCATAGCCCTGAGCTGCGTTTTAACCGCCTGCTACACTTTGCCCGCATGTTTGAATTCTTTGACCGCACTGAGACACGCACCAGCTACCCCAACATCTTCCGAATCAGCAACTTGGTCCTTTACATCTTGGTCATCATCCACTGGAATGCCTGCATCTACTATGCCATCTCCAAGTCTATTGGCTTTGGGGTTGACACTTGGGTTTATCCCAATATCACTGACCCTGAGTATGGTTACCTGGCTAGGGAATACATTTACTGCCTTTACTGGTCTACACTGACACTCACCACCATTGGGGAGACACCACCTCCTGTAAAGGATGAGGAGTACTTATTTGTCATTTTTGACTTCTTGATTGGTGTCCTCATCTTTGCCACCATTGTGGGGAATGTGGGCTCTATGATCTCCAACATGAATGCCACTCGGGCTGAATTCCAGGCCAAGATTGATGCTGTCAAACATTACATGCAGTTCCGAAAGGTCAGTAAGGAGATGGAAGCCAAGGTCATTAAGTGGTTTGACTACCTGTGGACCAATAAGAAAAGTGTGGATGAGCGGGAAGTTCTCAAGAACTTGCCAGCGAAGCTGAGGGCTGAGATAGCCATCAATGTCCATCTATCCACCCTCAAAAAAGTGCGCATCTTCCAGGATTGTGAGGCTGGCCTGCTGGTGGAGCTGGTATTGAAGCTTCGTCCTCAGGTCTTCAGCCCTGGGGATTACATTTGCCGCAAGGGTGATATTGGCAAGGAGATGTACATAATCAAGGAGGGAAAGTTGGCAGTAGTGGCTGATGATGGTGTTACTCAATATGCCCTGCTCTCAGCCGGGAGTTGCTTTGGAGAGATCAGTATCCTTAACATTAAGGGCAGCAAAATGGGCAATCGACGCACAGCCAATATCCGCAGCCTTGGTTACTCAGATCTCTTTTGCTTATCCAAGGATGATCTTATGGAAGCTGTGACTGAGTACCCTGATGCCAAGAAGGTCTTGGAGGAGAGGGGCCGGGAGATCTTGATGAAGGAGGGACTGCTAGATGAGAATGAGGTGGCAGCCAGCATGGAGGTAGACGTGCAGGAGAAACTAGAGCAGCTGGAGACAAACATGGAGACCTTGCACACTCGCTTTGGCCGCCTGCTGGCTGAGTACACGGGAGCCCAGCAGAAACTTAAGCAGCGCATCACCATTCTGGAAACCAAGATGAAGCAGAACAATGAAGACGATTACCATGATTACCTGTCAGATGGGATGAACAGCCCTGAGCCAGCTGCTGCTGATAAGCCATAA